From Salmo salar chromosome ssa04, Ssal_v3.1, whole genome shotgun sequence, one genomic window encodes:
- the LOC106602855 gene encoding mitochondrial fission 1 protein isoform X1 codes for MVYFAKLLQQNWRNEYTLVTSSGNMEAVVCDVVSPEDLLKFEKKYSTELAKGDLTKDTKFEYAWCLIRSNFPDDINKGIVLLDELVHKGTKDDQRDYLFYLAIGNYKLKEYERGLKCIRILLKNEPGNTQALDLEKLIVKAMRKDGLVGMAIVGGIVGGVGLGVAGLAALIGMAASKKL; via the exons ATGGTTTATTTTGCTAAGCTTTTGCAACAGAATtggcgtaatgaatacacccttgTTACTTCATCCGGAAACATGGAGGCTGTCGTCTGTGATGTTGTTTCACCAGAGGATCTCTTG AAATTTGAGAAGAAGTATTCTACGGAGTTGGCTAAAGGGGATTTGACCAAAGACACAAAGTTTGAGTATGCCTGGTGTCTGATCAGGAGCAATTTCCCggatgacatcaataagggcaTCGTTCTGCTGGATG AGCTGGTTCACAAGGGGACCAAGGATGACCAGAGGGACTACTTGTTTTACCTGGCTATTGGAAACTACAAACTGAAG GAGTATGAGAGGGGCCTGAAATGCATCCGGATCCTCCTGAAGAATGAACCAGGGAACACGCAAGCTCTGGATCTGGAGAAGCTCATAGTGAAGGCAATGAGGAAAG ATGGTTTGGTCGGCATGGCGATAGTTGGAGGGATAGTTGGAGGAGTCGGCCTTGGCGTCGCTGGATTGGCTGCACTCATTGGGATGGCTGCATCAAAGAAGCTCTAA
- the LOC106602855 gene encoding mitochondrial fission 1 protein isoform X2 translates to MFLEIANESDKFEKKYSTELAKGDLTKDTKFEYAWCLIRSNFPDDINKGIVLLDELVHKGTKDDQRDYLFYLAIGNYKLKEYERGLKCIRILLKNEPGNTQALDLEKLIVKAMRKDGLVGMAIVGGIVGGVGLGVAGLAALIGMAASKKL, encoded by the exons atgTTTTTGGAGATTGCTAATGAATCAGAT AAATTTGAGAAGAAGTATTCTACGGAGTTGGCTAAAGGGGATTTGACCAAAGACACAAAGTTTGAGTATGCCTGGTGTCTGATCAGGAGCAATTTCCCggatgacatcaataagggcaTCGTTCTGCTGGATG AGCTGGTTCACAAGGGGACCAAGGATGACCAGAGGGACTACTTGTTTTACCTGGCTATTGGAAACTACAAACTGAAG GAGTATGAGAGGGGCCTGAAATGCATCCGGATCCTCCTGAAGAATGAACCAGGGAACACGCAAGCTCTGGATCTGGAGAAGCTCATAGTGAAGGCAATGAGGAAAG ATGGTTTGGTCGGCATGGCGATAGTTGGAGGGATAGTTGGAGGAGTCGGCCTTGGCGTCGCTGGATTGGCTGCACTCATTGGGATGGCTGCATCAAAGAAGCTCTAA